One Abyssisolibacter fermentans genomic window, TTTAACTCTCCTAACAATAGATATATTGACTTTAATTCAACAGCACAAAACACATTAATAGAAAAGGACTTTTCTGTTAGTATCTATCAAACTATAAATGAAATAACAGATAGACTAAAAAATACTGGAGTTAGTCAAGATGAATTAGCTAATGAAATAGATAAAGAAATTAATAACTATTTTCATGGATATCTTAACAAAATTAATAGTAATATGATGGATAAAGATCTAATTAATATGGTGGGAGATGAAATTTATAATATTTCTAAAGAAATGATACAATTTGCGGAGGAAAAACTTAATAAGAAATTTTCTCAGGATATAATTTATAGCATAATACTTCATGTTAACAATACTATAACAGGATTAAAAACTGGTGTAAATATTATAAATGATAATATTAATCAAATAAGACTCCAACATAGAGCTGAATTTAATGTTGCATTATCATGCGTGCAATTTTTGGAAGAAAATCTAAAATTGATCATACCCATTGATGAATCTGCATATTTAACTTTATTTTTTGCCTATAATGAGCATTCTCTTAAAGATCAGAATGTTAAAATATTTGTTCTTGCTCATGGTAATAATACTGCAACTTCTATTGCTGATGTTGCTAATTCGTTGCTAAATACAAGTATTGTTACTGGAATAGATGCTCCCCTAGATAAAAGTCCTGAGTATGTTTTCAGTTCACTATTAAATTATATTAATGAAAAATCGATTAGTTCAGAAATACTATTACTAGTTGATATGGGTTCATTAATGATGATTAGTCAACAACTTGAAGAAAGCATTAGTATTAAAATAAAGACAATTCCTCTAGTTTCAACTTTACATGTGTTAGAGGCTGCAAGTAAATCAATACTTGGATATAATCTAGATGATATTTATCAATCTGTAGAGAAAATTTATGATTATAAAATATCTGCGCCCCAACCCCAAATTGAAAATACAAAAATGGCTATTTTATTAATTTCTGTTACTGGAGAGTATGGTAATAAAACCATAACTGAGTATTTGCAAGAAATGTTATTTTTCGACAAAAAATATTTAGAGATAATATCTGTTACCATTAATAATAGAAGCTTTAATCGTTACTTATTAAAGGAGTACCAAGATAAATATCAGGTTTTAGCTATAGTAACTGGTGGATCTATACAAGTTGATGAAATACCACAAATTTCTTTAGAGGCTATATTTAATGGAGAAGGTATTTCTATTTTACAGGAAGTAATAAATAAAGAATTCACATATTTTAACATTTACAAAACCCTTAAGAATAAGTTTGATAATCTTAACGGCAAAGAACTTATTGTGGATATTAAAAATTTCATAAATAATATAGAAAAAGAAATGTTTATTAGTATAGAAAGTAATGCTTTAATAGGTATAACCTTACACATTGTTAGTGTTATTTCAAGAATAAAAGACGGAACTCCTTCTCCTATATTCGATTTACCTGTTAAAAATAATAGAAAACATTTAGAATTCTTTTCTTTTGTAAAAGAATATTTAAAGCCAATTCAGAAGCTAGAAAATGTTATCTTTAATGATGATGATGTTCATTTTATTGTAAATAATATATTGAATTCTTCTTATTGAAAATTATCGTAGAAAGGGCTGCCTAAAAAGAAAACATGACAGCTTTTTTTATACTTATGTAAAAAACATTATATTAAATAATATAAAAATGAAAACCATATAGCTAGAATTTAGTTATATGGTTTTATAATTTTTTATTATTAATTTCAGAAAAATAATTAGTTAAAATTAACAATTATTTTCTATTAATTATTACTTAAATCATTACCATTTGTTTCAATTACTTTTTTATACCAATAGAATGATTTTTTTCTTTTTCTTTCAAGTGTTCCATTTCCATCGTTATCTTTATCTACATAGATAAATCCATAACGTTTTTTCATTTCGCCAGTAGAGGCTGACACAATATCAATAGGTCCCCACATTGTATATCCTATTAGATTAACACCATCATTAATTGCTTCCTTCATTTGCTCAATATGACGTTTAAGATAGTCGATACGGTAATCATCCATAATCTCACCTGAACCATTTACTAGATCTACAGCACCTAATCCATTTTCGGTAATTATTATTGGCTTTTGATATCTATCATAATAGTCATTTAATGCAATGCGTAAACCTTTTGGATCAATTTGCCATCCCCAATCACTTGCTTTTAAGTGTGGATTTTTAACTCCAAATACTACATTACCCAGTGTTGTAGGAAGTTCTGTATTTGTACTTGCTGCAGAAGACATATAATAACTGAATGTAAGGTAATCTGCAGTATACTCTTTAAGCAATTCTAAATCTCCATCCATAATTTCTAAATTAATATTATGCTCTCTAAAGAATCGTTTTGAGAAAGCTGGATATTCCCCTCTTAATTGTACATCGCTAAAGAAATATACTTGTTCTCTTTCTCGTTGTTTAGCTAACAGTACATCATCTGGATTGCAAGTATAGGGATAAACTGGATTTGAATAGACCATCATTCCAATTTTCATATTTGGATTAATTTCTCTTCCTGCTTTTACAGCTAGTGAACTAGCAACAAATCGATGATGAGCTGCCTGATATGTTCTTTGATATCTATTTTCACCTTCTTTAAAAACAAGTCCAGCAGCCATACTGGGGATAAATGTTATGTCATTTATTTGATTAAAGGTAATCCAATATTTAACCTTATCTTTATATCGTTCAAGTACAGTTTTAGCATAGCGTTCAAAGAGTTCAATTACTTTACGGTTATCCCAACCACCATATTCTTCAGTTATATGTGCAGGGGTTTCATAATGACTAAGTGTTACAATTGGCTCTATACCATATTTTAATAATTCGTCGAAATAGTCATCGTAATGCTTAAGTCCTGCTTCATTGGGTTCTAATTCATCTCCTTTAGGAAATATTCTAGCCCAATGAATTGAAGTGCGTAGTGTTTTAAATCCCATCTCAGCAAATAAAGATAGATCTTCCTTGTATCGATTATAATGGTCTATTGCTTCGTGTGATGGGTAATACTTATTTGGGTCTAATTCTAATTTTTCCACAACGTTACGTTTTAGGGTGGTTAAGTCCATTGGCATATAATCAGGGATACTCATTCCTTTACCATCTTGTTTATATGCACCTTCTAATTGATGAGCAGAAACTGCGCCACCCCATAAAAATCCATCTGGAAAACTTTGTTCATATTTTTTCATATTGTAGCCTCCTATAAATAAAGTGCTAATAGTAGTATTAGCACTAAAAAATTCCTAATCTAAAAATTCACCGTTAGATGCTATTACTCGTTTGTACCATTCAAAACTATCCTTTTTAATACGTTTTCCAGTACCTTTTCCTAGGTCATCAAGGTCGACATAAATGAATCCATATCTTTTAGACATTTCAGCTGATGAACAACTTATGATGTCAATTGGTCCCCAAGGGCAATATCCAATCAGTTCTACGCCATCTTTGATAGCTTCTTTCATTTGTTCAACGTGTTGTTTTAAATAGTCAATACGGTAATCATCATGGATAGAACCATCACTTTCAACTGTGTCTAAAGCCCCAATACCATTTTCTGCAATGATAATTGGTTTACCATAACGATCGTAATATTTATTTAAATTTGTTCTTAATCCTACAGGGTCAATTTCCCATCCCCAGATAGATTCTTTTAAGTATGGGTTTTTTGATAGATCACCTAAATCAGTTGAATTTTCTGCTGAGTTAATTTTTGTATAGTAGTAACTTATTGACATGAAATCTGCTGTGTTTTCACTAAGGACTTCTTCATCACCTGATTCCATGTGAATTGTAATATTTCTTTCATTGAAGAAGCGGTTACAATATTTTGGATATTTTCCCCTCAATAAAACATCTCCAAAGAAATATTGCATTTGATTTTTTTTCACAGTAGCTAAAACATCTTCAGGTTTACAAGTAGCTGGATAAGCAGTACAATCTGCAAACATCATACCGATCTTAAATTCAGAGTTTATTTCATGTGCAATTTTTGTAGCTTTGGCACATGCAACGAATTCATGATGAAGTCCTTGAAATTTTGCTTGTTCTAAATTTTTAACTGTATCACTTGGAATTCCTAATGCATTAAATGATTCAAAGAAAATCAAGTTAATTTGGTTAACTAAAATCCAATATTTCACTTTATCTTTGTAACGTTTGAAACAAACTTCACAATACCGAGTAAAAAATTCAATCAATTTACGATTACTCCATCCACCATATTTTAATGATAGATTTATAGGCATTTCATAGTGAGATAATGTGATTAATGGTTCCATACCATTTTTTCTTATTTCATCAAATAAGTCATCATAGAATTTTAATCCTTCTTCATTTGGTTCTAAATCATCACCATTTGGGAAAATTCTTGACCAGTTAATTGAAGTTCTAAAACAGTTCATTCCTGTTTTTGCTAGCAATTTTAAATCTTCTTTATACGTATGATAAAAGTTAATACCATATCTTTTAGGAAAATATGATTCTTTATCTTTTAATGCAAACTCAATGTCTTTTAAGGAAAAATCTCCACTGTGTAGCGTTTTACGATCTATTTTGGGGTTGTATCGATGAATATCAGCAGCACAAACTCCTTTTCCACCTACATCCCATGCACCCTCTGCTTGATTAGCTGCAATAGCACCTCCCCATAAAAAATTCTTGGGAAATGTTTGTTGACATTTTTTCATAAAATCACATCCTATAATTTTTATTTGCTTTCCTTTAAAGAACGGAACAGTCTTACTAAATTAGATGTTATATTCCATTCACTTGATATAGTCATTAAAGTGTCTTGTGCATGATTAAATAGTAATGAATTTTCGTGTTTTACTCCATTAGCTTCTTCCTGAATTAAATTTGTTTGTGCTTTATGAGCAATTGTGATTTCCTTCTTAGCTTCAGTTAATTTAATATCTGCACCTTCAAAATCATTAGCTTCAATACACTTAATAACCTCTGATAAGCCAAGGCGTGCATCTCCTGCATGTAAAATGATTTCCATAGCAACTTGTGTCATTTTTGTTTCATTTGTATTATTTTCCATATTAGCCACCTCTATAAATTTAGTCTAATTCTAGTTCTAAATCATCATATTCTTGAGTTTCTTCATTTTCTTTCTTAATCTCTTGAGCTTCATACACCTTAAAGAATGGATACCAGATTAAGAACATTATAAGAACTAAAAATGCTAGTAAAATAACGCCTTTAATACCTGCTACAATGTATGTTGGTATAGGAAAAGGCAAATACCAAAGTTGAAAAACTTGTGAAGGTATTGGTACTAATCCCATATTAAGGACAATATATGTAATTGTCGGGATAATAAGGCCGTTTAACCAGAAGGGAATCATTAGTATTGGATTCCAAGCAATCGGTGCTCCATATACTACTGGCTCATTTATATTAAATATTGATGGTATTAATACTGCTTTTCCTATTGCTTTTAATCTTTTTGATTTAGATAATACCATTAAAATTACAAGAATTAATGTACTTCCTATTCCACCAACAGCAATCCATCCTGTATAGATTACCTCGTAAGTATTTATAAATACTGGTGCTTTTCCTTGAGCAACTAAAGCAGCATTATCAGCTATGCCTTGTAACCAAATTGGAAATACAATAGGGACTAGTGTCCATCCACTTATACCAAAAGAGTATATAAAAACTGTTATAAAGTAGAATAAAACAAATCCGGGTAAAGTATTTCCTATTTTTGCTAATGGCATAAATATATTAATAATCATTGTAAACAAATCTATGTGTAATGCATAATTAAACAACCATCCAGTAAGTAAAACAATGGTTATAGGTATCATTGAATCAAACCAAGCTTTTACAAAGTCTGGTATAGTTGAATCTTTCTTAAATAGGGACAAATTAGCAAAAATATTCATTATAATTCCTGTAAATATTCCTACCACAATAGCAACAAACATACCTGCTGATCCAAAACGTTCAAAGACAAAGGTTATGCCTCCATCTTCTGTAAAGGTTGGATTTAATAACATCAAAAACAATGCTATTGAAGCTATTCCCGAAGTTATTTTCATCTTAGCTTTATCTTTCTTACCCATAACGTTGTATGGAATTAAAAAGGCAACAAATAAGCTTAATAGCCCAAATGAAAAACTATTAATTGGACTCAAATTAGGAAAGTTTGGAATGATATTGCTTAATAGGGATATCATTGTGATTAATGAACCCACAAATATCATAGGCAATACTGACATCATAGTATCTTGAATTGATGAAATCCAAACATTCTTAGTGATTTTTGTTAAAACTGGAGCAAATTTCGAATTCATAAAATCAATTAATTTTTTCATTGTTTACATACCTCCTCAGTCCTAGGTTTTAATTAATTATTTAATGTACCTTTTATTGTTTTTTGAGCTATAGCTAGTCCACGTTTGCCATCTAAACTTCCATAAGTTGTGTTATCAATCACAGCTACTGGAACATTGTATTTACTACATTTTTCTTTTAGTGTTGTCTCCATAAATTTCAAGTGTGGTCCAACTAGTAATACATCAATTTTATCGATATAATCATCTAGCATAGTGTCACTTCTTGCTTCTATTTCAGCATCTATACCATATTTTTTAGCTGCCTTTCTCATGTTAGCAGCCATAAATCCACTAGAAGCTCCTGAACCACAAATTAATAAAATTCTCATTTTTGCCATAATAAATCACCTCCCTAAGTGTCGTAATTTTTTAGCTTAAATTACTTTGACGTTAATATATTAAGCAAATCTCGTACCAAAATGTGTTTAGTCTTTATAAATGATGCATAAGAGCTAATAAATTTAATAATTATAAAATCTAAACACTTTATTGAACACATTTAAAAGATGTGTTCAATAAAGTGTTTAATAAATTCAGATGGGGGTTGACTTAGATTCTAGGCGCACTAATGCACATAACGTTCTATCGTAGAAGAAGACCCTATGGAGCAATGAGTATAACAAAGTTGAATACTGGATTTGAAAGATTTGATTTTCAAAGCATGAACCTATTGAATTTTATGATTGGATGAAGATATGGAGTCAGTCTATTATAACGTTTAATAATTTTGTTAAGTTTGAAGGCTCATATTTGAAGATTTTATTAACAGTCAAATCTCCATGCCTAAATCTGCCTAATTTAGCGGGTGTGTTGTTTAATTTGTAGTGACCAAGATAGTTTAGATGTTTTTCTTTATTATCGACAAATTTTTTAAAAATAATATAAAAATATAAAAGAAAAAGAAGGAATATAAAAAATAATGTAGAAATACATAATTAAATACTTAGTTAACTTAATTAAGAAAGTGAAAGAGGGAATTGAATGAAGAAAATTAATAAAGGTGCCAATCAAATATCATTAAAACATCTAAATCAAACTTTGATTATAGATAAAATAAAAAATTCTAAAGCTATATCTCGAGCTGAACTTTCAAAGAATATAGGCTTAAGTGCTCCTAGTATTTCCAAAAATATTGAGGAACTTTTAGATAAAGGTATTATTTTAGAAACAGGTATAGGAGAATCAAAGGGTGGTAGACGACCTATAGTGCTAGCTTATAATTATGATTATGGCCATATAATAGGTATTGCACTAAAAGAAGATAGTATTACTGTTATTATTTCAAATTTATCTGGAGAAGTAATAAATGAATATAATTTGGAAGGAAATCTTACTAAAACAGAGGAACAAGATATTTTAATTATGATAAATGAAAGTATATCAAAGATAATGGAGGAATCAAAGATACAATTAGATTCATTAAAATGTATAGTTTTGTCTTTACCAGGCATTATTGATGATAATTCAGTCAAAGTATCGAATATTTTTCCTTGCTTACAAGGAAAAGTTATTGTTGATTCAATAATGAAAAGATTTAATACAAAGGTCATAATTAAGAATGATATTAATACAAGAGCTATAGGTGAGTACTGGAAATTACCAGAAAATGATTTGAAAAATTTTATCTATATTAGTCCTGAAAAAACAGGAGTAGGAGCAGGAGTTATTTTAAATGGTAAGTTGTTTGAGGGTAGTAGTTTTGGTGCAGGTGAAGTAGGATATATGCTCTTAAACACAGAATTTTTAGCTAACGATTTTAGTAAAAACGATATTAAATATTTGGAAAAAATAATATCTAAAGAAAATGTTTTCAAATATGCATATGATTTAGCTATAAAAAATGGAGGCTACATTAGAGAAAGGGTTAAAGATGATCAAAATAATATCAATTTAAAGATATTAGTTGAAGCAATAAAGCAAGAGGATGAAGTTGGACTTAAAGTAATGGAGTTTTTATCAAGATATTTTGCTATAACGGTACATAATATAGCGACTATACTTAATCCTGATGTAATAGTTTTAGGAGGTATGATAAAACAGATTGGAAATCCAATTTACGATTCCATTAAGAAATATCTAGAGAAAATATCCATAATTCCTATAGATATAAGACTGGCAAATTTTAATGACATATCTCAACTTTACGGATGTATATACTTTGGGATTAAATATATTGATGAAAATATATTAAATTTATAAATATAAATTTAATAACTTGTGAAAGGAGGATAAGTTAGTTCGCAAAAGAAAAGCTATCAAAAAAAGGAGGAAAAAATATGTTACAAGGTATGTTAATTTTATTAGTTTTTGTATTAAGTGCAATAGGAATGATGAGTAAAAAGTTACCTGCATTAATAGCACTTCCTCTAATGGCTGTATTAATAGCTATTATTTCAAAGATACCATTCAATGAAATTTTGACTACTATTATAGGTGGAGGCGCAGTTAGACTTTCAAGTGCTATGGCGGCAGCTATGTTTGGAGGTATGCTATCACAGGTAATTAATAGAACTGGAATAGCAAATTCAATAATAAAGAGAGCTGCTGAATTAGCTGGAGATAACCCAATGATAGTTGCTTTTGTTATTGCAGCTGCTGTAGCTTTTGTATTTACTTCAATAGGAGGACTTGGTGCTATTATCATGGTTGGTACTATAGTATTACCAATTATGATTTCAGTAGGCATAAATGCTCTTTTGGCTGCTTCGATTATGCTTATTTCTTTTAAAATAGGTCTTTTATTTAACATGTACAACTATGCATTTTATAGTGATGTACTAGGAATTCCTATTGCGGATTTAAAAATATTTGCACTAGTATATGGAGCTATAACGGCAATAGCAACAATAGTATTTATTATCTTCAATGTTAGAAAAAGCAAAACAAGGACAGCATGGGCAATGCCTAATGCAAATATGGTAAAGCAGGATAAAAAAAATGTACCAATTTATGCATTAATTACTCCTATTATACCAATTTTATTAGTGTTTATATGGAATGTAAACGTTATAGCAGCAATAATTGTTGGTGCACTATATGGAATATTAACTACAAAACCTAAAGAAATAGTAAACATTCTTTCAAGTAGTTTTATTGAAGGAATCAAAGATGTTGCACCTGCTGTTGCATTAATGATTGGAATAGGAATGGTTTTACTAGCAGTTATGAATGAAGCAACAGCTTCTATAATGCAACCTATAATTGCAGCAGTTGTTCCTTCATCTAAAATATCATACATATTATTCTTTGCATTATTATCACCATTAGCTCTTTATAGAGGACCGTTAAACTTATGGGGACTAGGTAGTGGGATAGCAGGATTAATGCTTGCAACAGGATCATTAAGTCCAATGGTTATCACAGCCGCTTTATTAGCTTTAAGTGCAGTACAAGACGTTGCTGATCCAACAAATACTCATAATGTATGGATATGTAACTTTGTAGAAGTAGATACTTCGACAGTTCTAAAGAAAGTATTTCCATATGTCTTTGGAGTTGCAGTATTATGTTTGATTTATACAACAATGTTCATTTGGTAAATATGATTTATATAAATTATTCATATAACGGTGAATAATCAGAGTTTAAGTGTAAAATCAGATAACTACCTGATTTTACACTTATCATAACTCGGAAGGAGGAGTAGTAAATGGGTGAAAAGAAATACAGAATAGGAATAGATGTAGGGGGAACATTTACAGATGCTGTTGTAATAGATAACGAAACTTATGAGATTATAGGAAAAGAGAAAATCCCTACTACTCACAATGCAAAAGAGGGTGTAGCTAAGGGAATTATTGATATAATTCAAAAAATAATAATTAATAATAATATAAACGCTGATGATATAATTTTTATAGCTCACGGGACTACACAGGCTACAAACGCATTATTGGAGGGTGATGTTTCACCTGTTGGAATTATAGCTATAGGTACTGGTATAGAATCGATAAAAAGCAAGTCAGAAACCCAGATAGGAGATATCGAGTTAGCTAAAGGTAAGTTTTTAAAAACTGAACATGCTTTCATAGATTCTAAAGGTTTGAATGAAAAAGAAAATGAAATCAAAGATTTAATAAAACGGTTTAAAGAAAATGGCATAGGCACAATTGTATCTACAGAAGCATATAGTGTCGATAATCCTGAGAATGAAGAAAAAGTGTTAGAAGTAGGTAGAAAGCTAGGCTACTATGGAACTGCAAGTCATGAAATATCTAAGTTATATGGTCTCAAAACTAGGACTAGGACTGCTGTAATAAATGGGAGTATTATACCAAGAATGATGGAAACAGCTAATATGACTGAGAGTAGTGTTATAGATGCAGGAATAAAATCACCTTTAATGATTATGAGATGTGATGGTGGAGTTATGACTATTGATGAAGTAAGGAAAAGACCTATTTTAACTATGCTTTCAGGACCAGCTGCCGGAGTCGCAGGAGTATTAATGTATGAAAAGGTGTCTGATGGAATTTTCTTCGAAGTTGGTGGTACTAGTACAGATATTTCTGTTGTAAAAAATGGAAAAGTCATGGTAAAATATGCAGAAATCGGGGGACATAAGACATATCTAAATTCATTGGATGTAAGAACGTTGGGAATAGCTGGTGGAAGCATGATAAAGGTGAAAAATGGCAAAATTGTTGATGTAGGACCTAGAAGTGCACATATAGCAGGACTTGATTACGAAGTTTTTGCAAGAGAAGAGGATATGAAAGAACCCAAATTAAAATATATAAGTCCAAGAGAAGGAGACGATAAAAATTATGCAGTAATAGAGACTTCTAATGGCAAAGTGTTTTCGCTTACTTTAGCAGGGGCTGCTAATGTTGCTGGTATGGTTCCTGAAGGAGACTATGCAAGAGGTAATGTTGATGTAGCTATAAAAGCATTTGAAGTTCTTGCAAAAGAATTGAACTTAACAGTTAATGAAGTTGCTAATCAAATTCTTAAGGTAGCAATTTCAAAGGTGAAAAAAGTCGTTGACGAATTAAAAGAAGAGTATGATCTTAGTGAAAATATCATAAATTTAGTAGGTGGCGGAGGAAGTGCATCAATAGTAGTTCCTTTCTTAGCAAAGGAGACTGGATATAAATTTACTATATCAAAAAATGCTCCATATATATCTACTATTGGTGTTGCATTAGCAATGATTAGGGACGTTGTAGAAAGGACAATACCAAATCCTACTAATGATGATATTAGGTTAATAAGAAAAGAAGCATTAGAATCAGCCGTAAGGTCAGGAGCAAAAGCTGACACAGTGGAAGTAACTGTTAATATTGATAAAAAGAAAAACATTATAAGAGCTATAGCAACAGGAGCTACAGAATTAAGAACTAAGGATTTAGGTTCAAAAAAATTAGACAATAAAGAATTAGCAGATATTGCATCTAAATCAATGAATATTTCTCAGGAAAACATATATTTAGATTCTGAAGTAGGTAATTGGAAAATATTTAAAGGAGAAATAGTAAAGAAAAGATTGTTTGGACTAATTAAATCAAAGAAAACTCCTGTAAGGGTTTTAGATTGTGATGGTGTTTTAAGACTCCAAAAAAACTGGGGGAAATCCTGTATTACTAATGGAGCTGAAATAAATAAGACATTGGAAACATTTATTGATGAAAACACCAAGTATGGAGATGGAGGATCTGAAATACCTAGCACTTATGTTTTCCTTGGACATAGAATGATAGATTTATCCGGGTTAAGTCAAAAGGAACAAATGATTTCTTTAGTAGAAATGGAACTTAGCGATGCACAGCAAGATGAAAAGATAGTAATATTAGTATCTCGCTAAACTACTCAAAAGAGGTGAATTATGACAATAACTGAATTGAACAATTTGGCTACAGATAAGGTTATGTCTTTAGCGGAATTAAAAGAGGATAATATATACAGAAAAATACCACATAATATGCAAAAATTATACGTGTCAGAATCTATGAAAATAGGTGTTGGCACAGCTAATTTGATAAAAGAGAAGTATAATGATGCTGATATAAAAAGTATATGTTCGGACAAAGGTATTACTATTAAATTTATTGATAAAATACCAAAATTGAAATTTATTAAAATTAGAGCTGATTACAGCCATCAAGAAAAATGTTTAAATATATATAATTCTTCTATTGAAGAGATGTATAAACAGTTCAATAAAATAGATATGGGATTTAAATTGAATGTAGATGACATAATCAATATACACATAGCTCATGAATTATATCACTATTTGGAATATGAAGAAATCGGGTTGACTAATGAGATTTTGCCTAAGATTACTTTATTCAAATTTGGAAGTATTGAAAGAAAGTCTACTGTAGTAAAAACTAGAGAAATAGCTGCACATATGTTTTGCAGGAAGATGTTAAATTTATCGGTACATCCAAAATGGATAGATTATATATATTTATTAGCCGCTTCAGAAATAAAATACAAAGATTTAAAAGAATATTTATTAAATTTAAAGGAGGAAAAATAAATGAACGACTATTTAAAATTGTTAAATAATAAAAAAATATCTTTAATTGTAAGTTTACCTAAAAACGATATTGAATTTGCTAAAGCAGCAATAGAAGGCGGAGTAGATGCAGTTAAAGTACATATAAATGTTGAGCACCATGCAAGTAAGACATTATTCAAATCGCTTAAAGAAGAAATTAAAACTTTAGAACAAATTATAAATATTTGTAAAGAAAATAATAAACCATTGGGAATAGTAGCTGGAGGGAACGATAAAATTCCAATGAAAGAAATTGATGCAATTATAAAATTAGGATTTGACTTTATTTCACTTTATGATAAACATATGAACCCATTACTTCTAGAACGAGAAGGAATATACAAAATGGCTGCAATAAACAACGAATATGATATTGAGTGGGTTAAAGCTTACGATTCACTGCCAATAGATGTATTAGAATGTTCAATTATGGACCCAGATACATATGGAGATCCATTAACAGTTAGAGAAATTTTGAAATATCAATCAGTTAGAAATGCTACCAAAAAACCTATTGTAATACCAACTCAAAGAGCCATAGAGCCTAAGCAAGTAGCTATTCTAGATTCTATGAATATTAATGCAATAATGATAGGTGCAGTTGTTACAGGAAAAGAAAGTGAAACAATTTACGAAAAAACAAAGGAATTTAGAAAAGCTATTGATGAAATCAGCAGATAAATAAATACAAAATGAATGAGGGT contains:
- a CDS encoding PTS lactose/cellobiose transporter subunit IIA, which produces MENNTNETKMTQVAMEIILHAGDARLGLSEVIKCIEANDFEGADIKLTEAKKEITIAHKAQTNLIQEEANGVKHENSLLFNHAQDTLMTISSEWNITSNLVRLFRSLKESK
- a CDS encoding sigma-54-dependent transcriptional regulator, translated to MNRIDKVYSALENLDKGEGVITTDIADYLGVSRTNVSNSLNTLHKKGMIFKTGTKPIYYHISEKGSSNLISDNDEPSFVYPKKKKSTLDEFVKLNPSLSTACQQAKAIVLYPPNGMNVLILGETGVGKSMFANYIYNYRKEIKKQNDMSFVVFNCADYASNPQLLLGQLFGVKKGAFTGANESKAGLIEVADGGILFLDEVHRLPPEGQEMFFTFMDNGTYRRLGETDIVRTSKVLIISATTENPESSLLKTFKRRIPMIITLPNLEERTIEERINLISLFIYNEAKKLDKTIRVSVNALRALSCYKCTNNIGQLKSDIQIICASAYADYMTMRKSEIIIDSFKLPKRIQDGLMKNQGHREVWTKFNSPNNRYIDFNSTAQNTLIEKDFSVSIYQTINEITDRLKNTGVSQDELANEIDKEINNYFHGYLNKINSNMMDKDLINMVGDEIYNISKEMIQFAEEKLNKKFSQDIIYSIILHVNNTITGLKTGVNIINDNINQIRLQHRAEFNVALSCVQFLEENLKLIIPIDESAYLTLFFAYNEHSLKDQNVKIFVLAHGNNTATSIADVANSLLNTSIVTGIDAPLDKSPEYVFSSLLNYINEKSISSEILLLVDMGSLMMISQQLEESISIKIKTIPLVSTLHVLEAASKSILGYNLDDIYQSVEKIYDYKISAPQPQIENTKMAILLISVTGEYGNKTITEYLQEMLFFDKKYLEIISVTINNRSFNRYLLKEYQDKYQVLAIVTGGSIQVDEIPQISLEAIFNGEGISILQEVINKEFTYFNIYKTLKNKFDNLNGKELIVDIKNFINNIEKEMFISIESNALIGITLHIVSVISRIKDGTPSPIFDLPVKNNRKHLEFFSFVKEYLKPIQKLENVIFNDDDVHFIVNNILNSSY
- a CDS encoding glycoside hydrolase family 1 protein, translated to MKKCQQTFPKNFLWGGAIAANQAEGAWDVGGKGVCAADIHRYNPKIDRKTLHSGDFSLKDIEFALKDKESYFPKRYGINFYHTYKEDLKLLAKTGMNCFRTSINWSRIFPNGDDLEPNEEGLKFYDDLFDEIRKNGMEPLITLSHYEMPINLSLKYGGWSNRKLIEFFTRYCEVCFKRYKDKVKYWILVNQINLIFFESFNALGIPSDTVKNLEQAKFQGLHHEFVACAKATKIAHEINSEFKIGMMFADCTAYPATCKPEDVLATVKKNQMQYFFGDVLLRGKYPKYCNRFFNERNITIHMESGDEEVLSENTADFMSISYYYTKINSAENSTDLGDLSKNPYLKESIWGWEIDPVGLRTNLNKYYDRYGKPIIIAENGIGALDTVESDGSIHDDYRIDYLKQHVEQMKEAIKDGVELIGYCPWGPIDIISCSSAEMSKRYGFIYVDLDDLGKGTGKRIKKDSFEWYKRVIASNGEFLD
- a CDS encoding glycoside hydrolase family 1 protein, whose translation is MKKYEQSFPDGFLWGGAVSAHQLEGAYKQDGKGMSIPDYMPMDLTTLKRNVVEKLELDPNKYYPSHEAIDHYNRYKEDLSLFAEMGFKTLRTSIHWARIFPKGDELEPNEAGLKHYDDYFDELLKYGIEPIVTLSHYETPAHITEEYGGWDNRKVIELFERYAKTVLERYKDKVKYWITFNQINDITFIPSMAAGLVFKEGENRYQRTYQAAHHRFVASSLAVKAGREINPNMKIGMMVYSNPVYPYTCNPDDVLLAKQREREQVYFFSDVQLRGEYPAFSKRFFREHNINLEIMDGDLELLKEYTADYLTFSYYMSSAASTNTELPTTLGNVVFGVKNPHLKASDWGWQIDPKGLRIALNDYYDRYQKPIIITENGLGAVDLVNGSGEIMDDYRIDYLKRHIEQMKEAINDGVNLIGYTMWGPIDIVSASTGEMKKRYGFIYVDKDNDGNGTLERKRKKSFYWYKKVIETNGNDLSNN